From Streptobacillus ratti, a single genomic window includes:
- a CDS encoding ABC transporter ATP-binding protein — translation MKNYYKKIYALSEQGAKNLTKATFFCFLTYFINLAIIFILMTLLNQLILGNVVSPLKYILIAVLTLTLMYILLSKEYVSLYNATYKESANLRKEISKTLADIPIAYFSKHDLSDLSQTIMSDVQAIEHAMSHAIPKVVGIWLFFPVMGLMMLIGNWELGLAVIIPTLLSFIILPLNKKRINSGDSKYFKVLRDNSELFQETIELQQEISSFNKSEKIKKELYKKMEESEKIHFRVELGLISVISLSSLFSYISVAVVIAVGIYLLINNQISLLYLIGYIISSIKIKELLDISKEGLMEMFYIEPAIKRIKQIKNEIIQEVNHTKFSNYDIEFKNVSFSYDSNTQILKDISFIAKQGEVTAIVGASGSGKTSILRLVSRLYDYDDGHILIDGKDIKNVSTDSLFKNISIVFQDVTLFNTSILENIRLGKESATDEEVKRAAELANCMDFIDKLPNGFNTFIGENGAELSGGERQRLSIARAFLKNAPILILDEISSSLDVDNEKKIQDSLNKLIKDKTVIIISHRLKSIENVNKIVVIDNGYVENVGNHEELIETSKVYKNLIQKTKLADEFNY, via the coding sequence ATGAAGAATTATTATAAAAAGATTTACGCTTTATCAGAACAGGGTGCAAAGAATTTAACTAAAGCTACTTTTTTTTGTTTTTTAACATATTTCATTAATTTAGCTATAATATTTATTTTAATGACACTGCTTAATCAATTGATTTTAGGAAATGTAGTTAGCCCATTGAAATATATACTTATCGCTGTATTAACCTTAACATTAATGTATATATTATTATCAAAAGAATATGTTAGTTTATATAATGCAACATATAAAGAATCAGCAAATTTAAGAAAGGAAATTTCTAAAACTTTAGCAGATATTCCTATTGCCTATTTCTCAAAGCATGATTTATCGGATTTATCTCAAACTATTATGTCAGATGTACAGGCAATTGAGCATGCTATGAGTCATGCTATTCCAAAAGTTGTTGGTATATGGTTATTCTTTCCTGTTATGGGATTAATGATGTTAATCGGAAATTGGGAATTGGGACTAGCTGTTATTATTCCAACTCTTTTAAGCTTTATAATATTACCATTAAATAAGAAAAGAATAAATTCAGGAGATAGTAAATATTTTAAGGTGCTTAGAGATAATTCTGAATTATTTCAAGAAACTATTGAATTACAACAAGAAATTAGTAGTTTTAATAAATCGGAAAAAATAAAAAAAGAATTATATAAAAAAATGGAAGAAAGCGAAAAAATTCATTTTAGAGTTGAATTGGGATTAATTTCAGTTATTAGTTTATCATCACTTTTTTCATATATAAGTGTTGCTGTGGTAATAGCAGTTGGAATCTATCTTTTAATTAATAATCAAATTAGTCTTTTATACTTAATAGGATATATTATATCATCTATAAAAATAAAAGAATTACTTGATATTTCTAAAGAGGGATTAATGGAAATGTTTTATATAGAACCTGCAATTAAAAGGATTAAACAAATTAAAAATGAAATTATTCAAGAGGTAAATCACACAAAATTTTCTAATTATGATATAGAATTTAAGAATGTATCATTTTCTTATGATTCAAATACTCAAATATTGAAGGATATAAGTTTTATAGCAAAGCAGGGAGAAGTTACGGCTATTGTTGGTGCATCAGGATCAGGTAAAACATCTATATTAAGATTAGTATCAAGACTTTATGATTATGATGATGGGCATATTTTAATTGATGGTAAAGATATTAAAAATGTCTCAACAGATTCTTTATTTAAAAATATATCTATAGTTTTCCAGGATGTAACTTTATTTAATACAAGCATATTAGAAAACATTCGTTTAGGTAAGGAATCAGCTACAGATGAAGAAGTTAAAAGGGCAGCAGAACTTGCAAATTGTATGGATTTTATTGATAAATTACCAAATGGATTTAATACTTTTATTGGTGAAAATGGTGCAGAGTTATCAGGTGGAGAAAGACAAAGACTTTCTATTGCTAGAGCTTTCTTAAAGAATGCACCAATATTGATATTAGATGAAATATCATCGAGTCTTGATGTAGATAATGAAAAGAAAATTCAAGATAGTTTAAATAAATTAATAAAAGATAAAACTGTCATAATTATTTCACATAGATTGAAATCAATTGAGAATGTAAATAAAATAGTTGTTATTGACAATGGATATGTTGAAAATGTAGGAAATCATGAAGAACTTATAGAAACTTCAAAAGTTTATAAAAATTTGATTCAAAAAACAAAATTAGCAGATGAATTTAATTATTAG
- a CDS encoding MptD family putative ECF transporter S component: protein MKKNNLKIKDLVTIGVFIVIYTVIMFSVGMIGLVPILFLIYPTILGIVSGTIIMLFMAKVQKPWSLFILGVFSPFLMFALGHTYVIAVHALIVMLIAEGVRRIGNYSSFKYNMFAFAIFNTWICGSLMQMLLAKEKYIELSMMMGKEYVDNLERLITYPHMLLVYLGAIIGGIIGAYIGKVFLKRHFEKAGII from the coding sequence ATGAAAAAAAATAATTTAAAAATTAAAGATTTAGTAACAATAGGAGTATTTATTGTTATTTATACCGTTATTATGTTTTCGGTTGGAATGATTGGACTAGTACCAATTTTATTTCTAATTTACCCAACTATACTTGGTATTGTATCAGGTACAATAATTATGTTGTTTATGGCAAAAGTCCAAAAACCTTGGTCATTATTTATACTTGGAGTATTTTCTCCATTTCTTATGTTTGCATTAGGGCATACTTACGTAATTGCAGTACATGCACTTATTGTAATGCTTATAGCTGAAGGTGTAAGAAGAATAGGGAATTACAGCTCATTTAAATATAATATGTTTGCTTTTGCTATTTTTAATACATGGATTTGTGGTTCACTTATGCAAATGCTTTTGGCAAAAGAAAAATATATTGAACTTTCTATGATGATGGGTAAAGAATATGTTGATAACTTAGAAAGATTAATTACATATCCACATATGTTATTAGTTTATTTAGGAGCAATTATTGGAGGAATAATAGGTGCATATATTGGAAAGGTATTCCTTAAAAGACATTTTGAAAAAGCAGGTATTATTTAA
- a CDS encoding energy-coupling factor transporter transmembrane component T family protein has translation MYFIKANRLNPNPITKFFVVGLLGIIILNSINHYFEWAIIFVISFMYLINGLKRDAMKNIIVFGILFFAPSFEILAKLPFIVKLIFSLLFVLRMFYIPFSAGKFLIKTSDVGSIISSMDCLKIPNTISIPVAVMFRFFPSFVEERNNIKMAMRIRGIKIKNPIKYLEYVAVPLLIISSNIADDISKSAETKCIANPIKKTRYISISVNPIDFIYVITIILLVIGGLLW, from the coding sequence ATGTATTTTATTAAGGCTAACAGATTAAATCCAAATCCTATAACGAAGTTTTTCGTTGTAGGATTATTAGGTATTATAATTTTAAATTCAATAAATCATTATTTTGAATGGGCAATTATATTTGTTATTTCATTTATGTATTTAATAAATGGATTAAAAAGAGATGCAATGAAAAATATAATTGTATTTGGTATTTTATTTTTTGCACCTAGCTTTGAAATTTTGGCTAAATTACCATTTATAGTAAAGCTTATATTTTCATTATTATTTGTACTTCGTATGTTTTATATCCCATTTTCTGCTGGTAAATTTTTAATTAAAACATCTGATGTAGGGAGTATTATTTCTTCTATGGATTGTTTAAAAATTCCAAATACAATATCTATACCAGTAGCAGTAATGTTTAGATTTTTTCCATCATTTGTTGAAGAAAGAAATAATATAAAAATGGCTATGAGAATAAGAGGAATAAAAATTAAAAATCCAATTAAATATTTGGAGTATGTGGCTGTCCCTTTACTTATTATTTCATCAAATATAGCAGATGATATATCAAAATCTGCTGAAACAAAATGTATTGCTAATCCTATTAAAAAGACAAGATATATTAGTATAAGTGTAAATCCAATTGATTTCATTTATGTAATTACAATAATACTTTTAGTGATTGGAGGATTATTATGGTAA
- a CDS encoding ABC transporter ATP-binding protein: MVKLENLSLLYGEENKVLNDISINIASGECVLLTGESGSGKSSIINSINGLAFEYENAHINGSIKINGQEIKNIELYKISLLISSVFQNPKTHFFNINTTLELLFYLENIGLDREEMEIRMKNMLEIFPIEHLLGRNIFELSGGEKQVLCIASCYISGCKIIVLDEPSSNLDYKYINVLKEMLKILKNKGITLIIAEHRIYYLMDIVDSVIFIKDGRVEKVFTKNEFLSLSNEQLIKWGIRAINKPILKKVEKYGNNDLVIKKLMVNFKDKSVLKIEDISFSLGNIYGIIGKNGSGKSTFLRVITGLEDKEKSDILFQNIPLSKKDRLKDSALVMQDVNHQLFTDSVEEEMRLGVKNLSQDKINQVLSELGIIELKDRHPMSLSGGQKQRVAIASVLCKNSKFIFFDEPTSGMDYKNMLKISKLIKKMKTENNIIFIVSHDIEFLNETTDQIICIEDFKIYNE; encoded by the coding sequence ATGGTAAAATTAGAAAATTTATCTTTGTTATATGGAGAAGAAAATAAAGTATTAAATGATATTTCAATTAATATAGCTAGCGGAGAATGTGTTTTATTAACTGGAGAAAGTGGTAGTGGGAAATCATCTATTATTAATTCTATTAATGGATTGGCTTTTGAATATGAAAATGCTCATATTAATGGAAGTATAAAAATAAATGGACAGGAAATAAAAAATATAGAGCTTTATAAAATCTCATTATTGATATCTAGTGTTTTTCAAAATCCTAAAACACATTTTTTCAATATTAATACAACATTAGAATTATTATTTTATCTTGAAAATATAGGTCTTGATAGGGAAGAAATGGAAATCCGTATGAAAAATATGTTAGAAATTTTCCCTATAGAACATTTATTAGGACGAAATATTTTTGAATTATCTGGTGGAGAAAAACAAGTTTTATGTATTGCATCTTGCTATATTTCAGGATGTAAAATAATAGTTCTTGACGAACCATCATCTAATTTAGATTATAAATATATTAATGTATTAAAAGAAATGTTAAAAATTTTGAAAAATAAAGGGATAACTCTTATTATTGCAGAGCATAGAATTTATTATTTAATGGATATAGTAGACAGTGTAATTTTTATTAAAGATGGAAGAGTAGAAAAAGTTTTTACTAAAAATGAATTTTTATCATTATCAAATGAACAATTGATAAAATGGGGAATTAGAGCAATTAATAAACCTATTTTGAAAAAAGTTGAAAAATATGGTAATAATGATTTAGTAATTAAAAAGCTTATGGTTAATTTTAAAGATAAAAGTGTATTAAAAATTGAAGATATTTCTTTTAGTTTAGGAAATATTTATGGAATTATAGGTAAGAATGGAAGTGGAAAATCTACATTTTTACGTGTTATAACAGGTCTTGAAGATAAAGAAAAAAGCGATATATTATTTCAAAACATTCCTTTAAGTAAAAAAGATAGATTGAAAGATTCAGCACTTGTTATGCAGGATGTTAATCATCAACTTTTTACAGATTCTGTTGAAGAAGAGATGAGGTTAGGTGTTAAAAATTTAAGTCAGGATAAAATTAATCAAGTATTGTCAGAACTTGGAATTATAGAATTAAAAGATAGACATCCTATGAGCCTATCAGGAGGTCAAAAGCAAAGAGTAGCAATAGCTTCTGTTTTATGTAAAAATTCTAAATTTATATTTTTTGATGAACCTACAAGTGGAATGGATTACAAAAATATGTTAAAAATTTCAAAATTAATAAAAAAAATGAAAACAGAAAATAATATAATATTTATTGTTTCACATGATATAGAATTTTTAAATGAAACAACAGATCAAATTATCTGCATAGAAGATTTTAAAATTTATAATGAGTAA
- a CDS encoding nicotinate phosphoribosyltransferase — MENIILMTDSYKSSHFLQYPENTTYIHDYIESRGGLYGYTKFFGLQYYLKKYLSQRITMEMVEEANEIITLHGLPFNREGWEYIVKELDGKLPLRIRAVPEGAIIKNHNVLVTVESTDSKVPWIVSWFETLLLKIWYPITVATYSYKIRQIISYYLELTSDKHDEEIDFKLHDFGYRGVSSEESAGLGGLAHLTNFKGTDTLKSIIFARKYYDCNMPGYSIPASEHSTMTSWTRNNEKEAYKNMLDKFPTGLVSIVSDSYNYYNAIENIFSKELKDEILKRNGTIVIRPDSGDPITNILFTLKIVEENFGVTINSKGYKVLNNIRIIQGDGIYEDNVWDILKAIKENGYSAENISFGCGGSLLQGNKQSSINRDTHKFAMKCSCVKINNKLVDVYKDPITDKGKVSKKGRLDLIKKENGELQTIKISYLDENNYHQNSILNIVYENGEIIKEYTLDEIRNNTYLFYTQEKLNSRL; from the coding sequence ATGGAAAATATTATATTAATGACTGATTCATACAAGTCATCACATTTTTTGCAATACCCAGAAAACACAACTTATATACACGATTATATTGAAAGTCGTGGTGGATTATATGGATATACAAAATTTTTTGGACTTCAATACTACTTAAAAAAATATTTAAGCCAAAGAATTACAATGGAAATGGTAGAAGAAGCTAATGAAATTATTACTCTTCATGGTTTACCTTTCAATAGAGAGGGTTGGGAATATATTGTAAAAGAATTAGACGGTAAATTACCACTAAGAATTAGAGCTGTACCTGAGGGAGCAATAATTAAAAACCACAATGTTTTAGTTACGGTTGAATCTACTGATAGTAAAGTTCCTTGGATAGTAAGTTGGTTTGAAACATTACTTCTTAAAATTTGGTATCCAATTACTGTAGCAACTTATTCATATAAGATTAGACAGATAATATCATACTATTTAGAATTAACATCTGATAAACATGATGAAGAAATTGATTTTAAATTACATGATTTTGGATATAGAGGTGTTTCAAGCGAAGAAAGTGCTGGTCTTGGAGGATTAGCTCATCTTACTAATTTCAAAGGCACAGATACGCTTAAATCAATTATTTTCGCTAGAAAATACTATGATTGTAATATGCCAGGCTACTCTATTCCAGCTTCTGAACATAGTACTATGACATCTTGGACAAGAAATAATGAAAAAGAAGCATATAAAAATATGTTAGATAAATTTCCTACAGGACTAGTTTCTATTGTAAGTGATAGCTATAATTACTACAATGCTATAGAAAATATTTTTTCTAAAGAATTAAAAGATGAAATATTAAAAAGAAATGGAACAATAGTAATAAGACCTGATAGTGGTGACCCTATTACAAATATTTTATTCACTTTAAAAATTGTTGAAGAAAATTTTGGTGTTACAATTAATTCAAAAGGTTATAAAGTACTAAATAATATTAGAATAATACAAGGTGACGGAATATATGAAGATAATGTTTGGGATATCTTAAAGGCAATAAAAGAAAATGGATATTCTGCTGAAAATATATCTTTTGGTTGTGGTGGTTCTCTTCTTCAAGGGAACAAACAATCAAGTATAAATAGAGATACTCACAAATTTGCAATGAAATGTAGTTGTGTAAAAATAAATAATAAATTAGTTGATGTTTATAAAGATCCTATTACTGATAAAGGAAAAGTAAGTAAAAAAGGTAGATTAGATTTAATAAAAAAAGAAAACGGAGAATTACAAACTATAAAAATTTCATATTTAGATGAAAATAATTATCATCAAAACTCTATTTTAAATATTGTATATGAAAATGGAGAGATAATAAAAGAATATACATTAGATGAGATTAGAAATAATACTTATCTATTCTACACACAAGAAAAATTAAATTCAAGATTATAA
- a CDS encoding ClC family H(+)/Cl(-) exchange transporter, translated as MKKEGIFETIKSFVNFHSRKIRLKLIFYSIITGLITGIIVSLYTLLLSKITIFRNDLIEKNINPLLPLIIIVFILTAIIIQYTLSKYPLISGSGIPQVMGLIQKKVKFNWLPELITKFFSGLLTIFIGFSLGREGPSIHLGSLVGQGVNEISKRTEVEEKYLITCGASAGLAAAFNAPLAGSIFAIEELHKFFSPILLICVLIASLFANLISKFLLGPQLAFESFSFISPVNFELKEILLHLILISILCFIMVLLASTFNYSIIKFKDIYSNIKLSKYTKISIIAIFSLLMIYFLPDITGGGHHLIEHLLDYNSTIRLLGLILVGKFLFTMISYSTGAPGGIFLPLLVIGALVGKIYGLFLVHTFNFSEEYITLFVLIAMTSYFTAVVRTPITGIILILEMTGNFSNLFSLVITSTLTYAFSELLKHNSVYEELFEHMFKGDDKKSQSIEKNEKIVTIKIPVISDSKLSNKMIKDIKWPPNLLIIGIERSGSPQFIPKGDTILKDSDILILLTDENTSKKYMNKLSELSTENIDIYNI; from the coding sequence ATGAAAAAAGAAGGAATATTTGAAACAATCAAATCATTTGTTAATTTTCATTCCAGAAAAATACGATTAAAACTAATATTTTATTCAATAATAACTGGTTTAATTACTGGTATCATAGTATCTTTATATACTCTTTTACTTAGTAAAATTACAATATTTAGAAATGATTTAATAGAAAAAAATATTAATCCTTTATTACCTTTAATAATTATTGTATTTATATTAACAGCAATAATTATTCAATATACCTTAAGTAAATATCCACTTATTTCTGGAAGTGGTATTCCTCAAGTTATGGGATTAATACAAAAAAAAGTAAAATTTAATTGGTTGCCAGAATTAATTACAAAGTTTTTTTCTGGTCTATTAACTATATTCATAGGTTTTTCACTTGGAAGAGAAGGTCCATCAATACATCTAGGATCTTTAGTAGGGCAAGGTGTAAATGAAATAAGTAAAAGAACTGAGGTTGAAGAAAAATATTTAATTACATGTGGTGCAAGTGCAGGTTTAGCTGCAGCTTTTAATGCTCCACTTGCAGGTTCTATTTTTGCAATAGAGGAATTACATAAATTTTTTTCACCAATATTATTAATATGTGTTTTAATTGCATCATTATTTGCAAATTTAATTTCAAAATTTTTATTAGGTCCTCAACTTGCGTTTGAGTCTTTTAGTTTTATATCACCTGTAAATTTTGAATTAAAGGAAATATTATTACATTTAATTCTAATTTCTATTTTATGCTTTATAATGGTTTTACTTGCATCTACATTTAACTATTCTATTATTAAATTTAAAGATATATATTCAAATATTAAATTAAGTAAATATACTAAGATATCAATTATCGCTATATTTTCTCTATTAATGATATATTTTTTACCTGATATTACGGGTGGTGGACATCATTTAATAGAACATTTATTAGATTACAATTCAACAATTAGACTTCTTGGTCTTATTTTAGTAGGTAAGTTCTTATTTACTATGATTTCATACTCTACTGGAGCTCCTGGTGGGATATTTTTACCCTTATTAGTAATTGGAGCATTAGTTGGTAAAATTTACGGATTATTTTTAGTCCACACATTTAATTTTTCAGAAGAATATATAACATTATTTGTATTAATTGCTATGACTTCATACTTTACAGCGGTTGTAAGAACTCCTATAACAGGAATAATATTAATACTTGAAATGACAGGAAACTTTTCTAATCTGTTTTCATTAGTTATTACTTCTACTCTTACATATGCTTTTTCTGAATTACTTAAACATAATTCAGTTTATGAAGAACTATTTGAACATATGTTTAAAGGAGATGATAAAAAATCTCAATCTATTGAAAAAAATGAGAAAATAGTTACAATAAAAATACCAGTTATTTCAGATTCTAAATTATCAAATAAAATGATTAAAGATATTAAGTGGCCTCCAAATTTATTAATTATTGGAATTGAGAGATCCGGTAGTCCTCAATTTATTCCAAAAGGAGATACTATACTAAAAGATTCAGATATACTTATTCTATTAACAGATGAAAATACTTCAAAAAAATATATGAATAAACTATCTGAGTTATCTACTGAAAATATTGATATTTACAATATTTAA
- a CDS encoding COG2426 family protein, which yields MLVKYFYILIISAIPFIELRGAIPVSQILGLPLLSSIVVSIIGNILPIPFVYFFAQKVLELGKENKYIGKLFKTILDKGHKAGEKITSKSKNGFFLALLLFVAIPLPGTGAYSGMLAASLLDIDFKKSFFSIFLGIIIAGFIVTIITYFFSATI from the coding sequence ATGTTAGTAAAATATTTTTATATTTTAATTATTTCTGCAATTCCCTTTATTGAATTAAGGGGAGCTATTCCAGTATCTCAAATATTGGGATTGCCTTTATTATCATCTATAGTTGTATCTATAATAGGAAATATTTTGCCAATTCCTTTTGTATATTTTTTTGCTCAAAAAGTACTTGAATTAGGAAAAGAGAATAAATATATTGGTAAATTATTTAAGACTATTTTAGATAAAGGGCATAAAGCTGGAGAAAAAATAACCTCTAAAAGTAAAAATGGATTTTTTTTAGCATTACTTTTATTTGTTGCAATTCCTTTACCAGGAACAGGAGCATATAGTGGTATGTTGGCAGCTTCATTACTTGATATAGATTTTAAAAAAAGTTTTTTTTCAATTTTTTTAGGGATAATTATTGCAGGTTTTATCGTAACAATAATAACATATTTTTTTAGTGCTACGATATAG